A genome region from Panicum virgatum strain AP13 chromosome 4K, P.virgatum_v5, whole genome shotgun sequence includes the following:
- the LOC120702768 gene encoding 26S proteasome regulatory subunit 6A homolog, with protein sequence MSSSGTPAPAAAMAVDDAEDDQLASMSTEDIVRASRLLDNEIRVLKDELQRTNLELESVKEKIKENKEKIKLNKQLPYLVGNIVEILEMNPEDEAEEDGANIDLDSQRKGKCVVLKTSTRQTIFLPVVGLVDPDKLKPGDLVGVNKDSYLILDTLPSEYDSRVKAMEVDEKPTEDYNDIGGLEKQIQELVEAIVLPMTHKDRFQRLGIRPPKGVLLYGPPGTGKTLMARACAAQTNATFLKLAGPQLVQMFIGDGAKLVRDAFQLAKEKAPCIIFIDEIDAIGTKRFDSEVSGDREVQRTMLELLNQLDGFSSDERIKVIAATNRADILDPALMRSGRLDRKIEFPHPSEEARARILQIHSRKMNVNPDVNFEELARSTDDFNGAQLKAVCVEAGMLALRRDATEVTHEDFNEGIVQVQAKKKSSLNYYA encoded by the exons ATGTCGTCATCCGGCACCCCCGCCCCGGCGGCAGCGATGGCCGTGGACGACGCGGAGGACGACCAGCTCGCCTCCATGTCCACGGAGGACATAGTCCGGGCCTCTCGCCTCCTCGACAACGAGATCCGCGTCCTCAAG GACGAGCTGCAGAGGACGAACCTGGAGCTGGAGTCGGTCAAGGAGAAGATTAAGGAGAACAAGGAGAAGATTAAGCTCAACAAGCAGCTGCCGTACCTTGTCGGCAACATCGTTGAG ATCTTGGAAATGAACCCTGAGGATGAAGCTGAGGAGGATGGTGCTAACATTGATTTAGACTCGCAAAGGAAAGGAAAATGTGTTGTTTTGAAGACCTCCACGAGACAA ACTATTTTCCTTCCTGTTGTTGGGTTAGTTGACCCTGACAAGCTTAAGCCTGGTGATCTGGTTGGAGTAAACAAAGATAGCTACCTTATACTGGATACCCTGCCATCAGAGTATGATTCACGAGTGAAGGCAATGGAGGTAGATGAAAAGCCCACCGAGGATTACAATGATATTGGAGGTCTTGAAAAGCAG ATTCAAGAGCTTGTGGAGGCAATTGTGCTGCCCATGACACATAAAGACCGGTTCCAGAGGTTGGGTATTCGTCCTCCAAAAGGAGTTCTTTTGTATGGACCACCAGGAACAGGGAAGACACTCATGGCTCGTGCATGTGCTGCACAGACTAATGCAACTTTTCTTAAGTTAGCTGGTCCACAACTCGTTCAG ATGTTTATCGGTGATGGAGCCAAGCTTGTCCGGGATGCATTTCAGCTTGCCAAAGAGAAAGCTCCCTGTATTATATTTATTGATGAGATAGATGCCATTGGTACGAAGCGGTTTGATAG TGAAGTTAGCGGTGACAGAGAAGTTCAGCGGACTATGTTGGAATTGCTGAATCAACTAGATGGGTTCAGCAGCGATGAGAGAATAAAGGTCATAGCTGCAACAAATCGTGCTGACATCCTTGACCCTGCTCTGATGCGATCTGGTCGTTTGGACCGAAAGATCGAGTTCCCTCACCCATCTGAAGAAGCAAGAGCTAGAATCTTGCAA ATTCATTCGAGAAAGATGAATGTAAATCCCGACGTCAACTTTGAAGAGTTGGCTCGCTCAACAGATGACTTCAATGGTGCACAGCTAAAGGCAGTTTGTGTGGAAGCTGGTATGCTTGCCCTAAGGCGGGATGCTACAGAG GTGACTCACGAGGACTTCAATGAAGGAATTGTACAAGTCCAGGCCAAGAAGAAGTCGAGCTTGAACTACTATGCTTAA
- the LOC120701811 gene encoding uncharacterized protein LOC120701811: MDSTMSNGEWSTSEINMARSLIARFNTNNIVSGGMNKKHNDIVNEIQTMFPMKEKHQVIHLYVDLMVEMMQSGTGDGSYHSTTTSRYLVNNFEISEDSTMDNMGMLLGYPTMEIGVMRMAQEVPRRQPTPRMERAHTRFWTKAEHRLFLRGLQVYGRGSWKNISKYFVTTRTPLQVSSHAQKYFRRLENPTRRQRYSINDIGLYDAEPWAQNNTSNREGFNFGGGAYNPSRYGASGQHATMNNQAQVHSPILYHANQASASSQAAAWAGDQQIGATNSTVAPVMEEDGGSQAAWTVDQLEDFFNDQMMNMDMF, from the exons ATGGATTCCACCATGTCCAATGGAGAGTGGAGTACCTCGGAGATCAACATGGCGAGATCACTCATCGCTAGGTTCAATACCAACAACATTGTCTCCGGTGGCATGAACAAGAAGCACAATGACATTGTCAATGAGATCCAGACAATGTTCCCCATGAAGGAGAAGCATCAAGTAATCCATTTGTATGTTGATCTCATGGTGGAGATGATGCAAAGCGGCACCGGTGACGGCTCGTACCATTCCACGACAACGAGTAGGTATCTTGTGAACAATTTTGAAATTTCTGAGGATTCCACCATGGACAACATGGGCATGCTGCTTGGTTATCCGACAATGGAGATAGGGGTTATGAGGATGGCACAGGAGGTGCCGCGTAGGCAGCCTACTCCTCGGATGGAGAGGGCACACACCAGGTTTTGGACCAAGGCGGAGCACAG GCTATTCCTTCGTGGTTTGCAAGTGTACGGCCGTGGTAGTTGGAAGAACATCTCTAAGTACTTCGTCACCACTAGGACACCGCTGCAAGTCTCTAGCCATGCCCAGAAATACTTCCGGAGGCTGGAGAATCCTACTCGTAGGCAACGCTATAGCATCAACGACATCGGCCTCTACGATGCCGAGCCTTGGGCTCAAAATAATACCTCCAACCGGGAAGGGTTCAACTTCGGTGGAGGTGCCTACAACCCTAGCCGCTATGGTGCTAGCGGCCAGCACGCCACAATGAACAACCAGGCTCAAGTCCACTCACCCATCCTTTACCACGCCAACCAGGCCAGCGCCAGCAGCCAAGCGGCCGCTTGGGCTGGTGACCAACAGATTGGGGCTACTAACTCTACTGTGGCTCCAGTGATGGAGGAGGATGGGGGCTCTCAAGCGGCTTGGACCGTTGATCAACTTGAGGATTTCTTTAATGACCAAATGATGAATATGGACATGTTCTAG